In Streptomyces sp. Li-HN-5-11, the sequence GGTCCGTGCCCCGGTTCCGATGTCCGCCGCGGCGATCCGTACCGTGAACGTGCCGTCCGCCTCCGCGGTCACCGCCGCCGTGGACGGCGCGGCCCCGGCGGGGAAGGACGCGGCCGCGGTGCCGGTGCCGAGCAGCCAGCGCCCGTCGCGGCGCAGGCCGGGGCGAGGGTCGCGGTCGGCCCAGCCGAACCTGCGGGCGCCCTCCCGGAAGCACGCGGCCAGGTTGCGGCTGCTGAAGGGAAGCCCCGAGACGGGGCCCCGCTCCGGTTCGTTGCGCAGGCGCAGTTCGATCGGATCGATCCCGCTCCTCTCGGCGAGTTCGTCCATCGCCGACTCCAGGGCGAACGACCCGGGTGCCTCGCCCGGGGCGCGCATGAAGGTCGGGGTCGGCACGTCGAGCCGTACGACGCGGTTGGCGGTGTGGTGGGCGTCGGCGTCGTACATCACCCGGGCCGCCCCGGCACTCGGTTCGACGAACTCGTGCACGGTCGAGGTGAGGTTGAGGGAGCGGTGCTCCAGCGCGCGCAGCCGTCCGCCGGCGTCCGCGCCGAGCCGGACGCGCTGGGTGGTGGGGCTGCGGTAGCCGGAGAGCGAGAACATCTGGCGGCGGGTCATGACGACACGGACCGGGCGCTGCAGGACGGTCGCGGCCATCACGGCGGCCACCTGGTGGGCGCGGACGCCCTTGCTGCCGAAGCCGCCGCCGACGTGTTCGGAACGTACCCGCACCGCGGACGGGTCGAGCGAGAACAGCTTCGCGAGCTCGCCGACGACCCAGGTGGCGCCCTGGTTGGAGTCGGCGAGTTCGAGCCGGCCGCCGTCCCAGCGGGCGGTCGCCGCGTGCGGCTCCATCATGGCGTGGTGTTCTTCGGGGGTGGTGTACTCCTCGTCGACGACGACGGCACAGGCGGCGAGTTCGGCCTCCAGGTCGCCCTTCTCCGCCACCCCGGGCATGTGGCCGTCGACCGCGTAGGCGTCCGGGCGTTCAGCGTGGAACGCGATGTCGTGCGGTTCCTGCTCGTAGTGCACGACGAGCGCTTCGGCGGCCTCCCTGGCCTGCTCGGGCGTCTCGGCGACGACCAGGGCGACCGGCCAGCCCAGATGCGCCACCCTGTCGTTCTGGAAGACGGTGCAGGTGGGGTCCGGCGGTACGCCCAGCATGCCGACGTAGTCGGTGTCGACGCGGGGGGCGTTCTCGTGGTGCAGGACGGTGAGGACGCCCGGCATGGCGAGGACGGGGGCGGTGTCGATGGACCGGATGCGGCCGCGGGCGACGGTGGACAGGGCGAGCCAGCCGTGGGCCAGGTCGGCGAAGGGGATGTCTCCCGCGTAGCGGGCGGCTCCGGTGACCTTGTCACGGCCCTCCACGCGGGTGTGCGCGGTGCCGACGGCGCCGGTCACCGCCGTGGTCCGGGTCGGAGCGGTGGTCATCGGGCGGCCTCCTCGGCGAGTTCGGTCAGGACGGCGACGACGAGGTTGCGCATCAGTGTCACCTTGTATGCGTTGTGGGGCAGCGGTTCGGCCGCCGCCAGTTCGGCGTCCGCCGCGGCGGCGAAGGTGGCGGCGTCGGCCGGTGCCCCGGCCAGCACCCGTTCGGCGGCCCGGGCGCGCCACGGCCGGGAGGCCACGGCCCCGAAGGCCAGGCGTACGTCGCGCACGGCACCGCCCTGGACGTCGAGCGCGGCGGCTACGGAACCGATCGCGAACGCGTACGAGGCGCGCTCGCGCACCTTGCGGTAGCGGGAGCGGGCGGCGACGGGGGCGGGCGGCAGGGTGACACCGGTGATCAGCGCGCCGGGCGGCAACGCGGTCTCCCGGTGCGGGGTGTCGCCCACGGGCAGGTAGAAGTCGGCGAGCGGCAACTTTCCCGGGCCGTCCGCGGTTTCGTACGACACGACGGCGTCGAAGGCCGCCAGGGCCACGCCCATGTCGGAGGGGTGGACGGCCACGCAGTGCTCGGAGGCGCCGAGGACGGCGTGGTTGTGGTGCTCGCCCTCGATCGCGGGGCAGCCGCTGCCGGGGTCGCGCTTGTTGCACGGCTTGGTCACGTCGGTGAAGTAGCCGCAGCGGGTGCGCTGGAGCAGGTTCCCGCCGACGGTGGCCATGTTGCGCAGCTGCCCGGAGGCGCCGGCCAGCACGGCCTGCGTCAGGGCCGGGTAGCGCCGGCGGACCTCGGGATGGGCGGCGAGGTCGCTGTTGGTGACGGTGGCGCCGATGCGCAGGCTGCCGTCCTCCGCCTCCTCGATCCCGTCCAGGGGAAGTTCGCGGAGGTCGACGAGGCGGGCCGGCCGCTCGACGCCGGTCTTCATCAGGTCGACGAGGTTGGTGCCGCCGCCAAGGAAACGGGCGTCCGGATCGGCACCGAGCAGCGCGACCGCGCCGGCGACGTCGTATGCCCTCTGATAACCGAACTCCCTCATGCGGCCACCTCCTTGTCCTGGCCGGACTGGCCGGACTGACCGGACTGCGCGGCCGGAGCACCCTGGGCCGCACCGGTTTGGACGGCGGCGGCGCGAGCGACGGCCTGGGCTATCGACACGTACGCGCCGCAGCGGCACAGGTTGCCGCTCATCCGCTCCCGGATCTCGTCCGCGGTCAGGGGCGGTGGCCCCGCCTCGGGCCGGACGTCGCCGGTGACGGCACTCGGCCAGCCCGCCGCGTGTTCCTCGATCACCGCGACGGCCGAACAGATCTGCCCGGGGGTGCAGTAGCCGCACTGGTAACCGTCGAGGTCGAGGAATGCCTGCTGCACCGGATGCAGCCGCTCCCCGTCGGCCACGCCCTCGATGGTGGTGACCTCGCGCCCCTCGGCCGCCACCGCGAGTTGCAGGCAGGCCACGGCCCGGCGCCCGTCGAGCAGGACCGTGCAGGCGCCGCACTGCCCCTGGTCACAGCCCTTCTTCGTGCCGGTCATGTCGAGGCGTTCACGCAGTGCGTCGAGCAGGGTGGTGCGGTGGTCGACGGACAGCGTGTGTTTCTCGCCGTTGATGGTCAAGGTGATGGCGCTGGACGTCGATAGGTCCATGATCAGCTTCTTTCGCGTATCCGGAACACGTCGCGGGACGGCCTGGAAGGCAGACGAGTCGGAGAGGGACGAAGACGGAGGATGACGGCAGACGGAGAGGGATCTGCGGGCGCCGCACGTCGCGAGAAAATCTGCCCCCTTATAGTGGACTCAAACGGACAACTGTCCGCTCTCGGAAACCTAGCGGACAGCTGTTCGCTCAGCAAGGCGGTTTCGCCCGCGCGCCCTCGAGGAGGACGAGTGCAGCAGCCGCGCCGCCCGGCTTGCGGACCTCGTCATGGACGGGTTGCGCGCCGGAGCACTGGGCGGCCGGGCACCCAGGGTGCATGATCTGCGGGGAACCACCACGACGATGCAGGGGGCGGACGTGACAGAGGCGTTGGTGCTGGGTGGCGGTGGGGTCGGGGGCATCGCCTGGATCACGGGGCTGCTGACGGGTCTGGCGGATGCCGGGCAGGACGTGACCGGGGCCGACGTGATCGTGGGCACCTCGGCGGGGTCGGCCGTCGCGGCCCAGTTGGGCAGCGGGCTGCCCCTGGAAGAGCTGTACGCCCGGCAGGTCGATCCCACGTTGCAGGCCGCCGAGATCGTGGCCGAGATGGATCTGGACGCCTTCGCCGCGGAGATCGGCGCCGCGCCGGGCGGCGCGGCCGACGTTCCCGAAATGCGGCGTGCGGTCGGACGGTTCGCGCTCCGTGCCGAGACCGTGCCGGAGGCCCGGCGCCGCGCGGTCATCGAGTCACGGCTGCCGTCGCACAAATGGCCCAAGCGCACTCTGCGGATCGTGGCGGTGGACGCCGAGAGCGGGCAGCAGCGGGTGTTCGACAACGAATGCGGGGTGAGCCTGGTCGACGCCGTCGCGGCGAGCTGCGCCGTCCCCGGCGTCTGGCCGCCCGTGACGATCGACGGGCGCCGGTACGTCGACGGCGGCGTGCGTTCCATCGCCAACGCCGACCACGCCGCCGGAGCCTCGCGCGTGCTGGTGGTCGTGCCGACGGGTTTTGTCGAGCCCTTCCCCAGCGACGTGCCGCTGGAGCGGTCCGTCGAGGAACTGCGGGCGCGGGGCGCCCGGGTCGCCGTCGTCGAACCGGACGAGGCGTCGCGGGCCGCGGTCGGCGCCAATCCGCTGGACCCGTCCACCCGCCGGCCGGCCGCCGAGGCCGGGCGCGCGCAGGGCCGTGCGCTGACCATCGACTGGAGCGGCGCCTGACCCGCCGCCCCGGTCACTCGCGTCATCTGCCCCAGATCTTCCGGTAGCCCTGCCGGTAGCCCGGCGGATCCCAGGCCGTGGCACCGCCGCTGTTGCCGGCCGTGGTGATGTGGACGGGGGCCACATATCCGCTGGCGGGCCGGCCGGAGAAGGCGCGGTTGAACTCGTCGACGATCTGCCAGCCCTGCAGGGACAGCGGCTCGGGCACGGTGGCCGCCTGGTACTGCTTGCTGTTGATGCGCTCGAAGGCGGACGGGTCGCCGTCCCCGGCACCGATGTTGAGGGGCGGGCCCGACCCTTTCCGGCCGGCCGCGCGGAAGGCCGGGGCGGCATCGGCGAAGTACAGGTCGTTGATGGCGACGGAGTACGTCCACCGGTCCTGGAAGCGGGAGAGGAGCGTGGAGATCTCCCGGGGCGTGCGGCTGCTCGCGTCCGGGATCGGGATGTTCTCGTACGCCAGCAGGCTCACGCCCGGGCAGGTGGCGAGCACCTTCCTGATCAGTTCGGACTTGTGCTTGGCGAACGGGATCGAGGCGTCGGTGAAGAGCACGACGCCGGCGTGTCCGTTGGAGCCGGCGATCACCCATTGCGCGCCGGCCCGGGCCACGTCCTCGACCTTGGTGGTGACATTGGTGAAGAGCTCGGGCCGTCGGCTCGGGCCGGGGGAGGCGACCGCGTGCCAGCCGATGAGCGGGATGCGTGCCGCGCCTGCCTGCGCGACCTGCTGGGAGGTCGTTCCGGGGTCGAAGCCCCCGATGACGATGCCCGAGGGCTTGAGGGTCACGGCCTGGCTCATGGCCGCCTGGATGCCGGCGGGTGTGCCGCCGCCGTCGATCACCCTGACGTTCCAGCCGATGACCCTGGCGGCCTCCTTCACCCCCTGCGCGGCGCCTGCGACGCCGGGGTTGGTCATGGTCTGGGCGACGTAGACGATGGTCTTGCCGGACACCGCCTTCGGGCCGCCGGCAGGCCCGTGCCAGGCGGCGTCGGTCCGTTCCGCCCGGCTGACGGCGGCCTGGGCCGCCGCGTGGGCCGCGGGGCACCCGCTCGGACCCGACGCTTGCCCCGTCGGCCCGCCGGACGAGCCCTGTTCGCAGCCTGCCAGGACGGTGGCCGCTGCCAGCAGCAGGGCGGTGGCGGCGGGGCGGGGCCCGAGGAGAGCCGGCATGGCCTTGCGGTTGCGCTTCACGAAAGCTCCTCGCGGAAAACTGGG encodes:
- a CDS encoding xanthine dehydrogenase family protein molybdopterin-binding subunit, translated to MTTAPTRTTAVTGAVGTAHTRVEGRDKVTGAARYAGDIPFADLAHGWLALSTVARGRIRSIDTAPVLAMPGVLTVLHHENAPRVDTDYVGMLGVPPDPTCTVFQNDRVAHLGWPVALVVAETPEQAREAAEALVVHYEQEPHDIAFHAERPDAYAVDGHMPGVAEKGDLEAELAACAVVVDEEYTTPEEHHAMMEPHAATARWDGGRLELADSNQGATWVVGELAKLFSLDPSAVRVRSEHVGGGFGSKGVRAHQVAAVMAATVLQRPVRVVMTRRQMFSLSGYRSPTTQRVRLGADAGGRLRALEHRSLNLTSTVHEFVEPSAGAARVMYDADAHHTANRVVRLDVPTPTFMRAPGEAPGSFALESAMDELAERSGIDPIELRLRNEPERGPVSGLPFSSRNLAACFREGARRFGWADRDPRPGLRRDGRWLLGTGTAAASFPAGAAPSTAAVTAEADGTFTVRIAAADIGTGARTALTLVAADALEVAPDRVRVRIGDSDFGPAMIAGGSMGTRSWAWAVTAAVGELRERLALGADIPPEGITVRSDTSAAVGALARKERHSFGAQFAEVAVDVTTGEVRVRRMLGIFAAGRIVNPLTARSQLVGGMIWGISMALHEEAVRDRASGGLYGADLAGYHVATHADVPVVEADWVDDADPDDPVGIKGIGEIGVVGAAAALANAVWHATGVRHRSLPIRPDRVLRAATGTPHA
- a CDS encoding xanthine dehydrogenase family protein subunit M, whose product is MREFGYQRAYDVAGAVALLGADPDARFLGGGTNLVDLMKTGVERPARLVDLRELPLDGIEEAEDGSLRIGATVTNSDLAAHPEVRRRYPALTQAVLAGASGQLRNMATVGGNLLQRTRCGYFTDVTKPCNKRDPGSGCPAIEGEHHNHAVLGASEHCVAVHPSDMGVALAAFDAVVSYETADGPGKLPLADFYLPVGDTPHRETALPPGALITGVTLPPAPVAARSRYRKVRERASYAFAIGSVAAALDVQGGAVRDVRLAFGAVASRPWRARAAERVLAGAPADAATFAAAADAELAAAEPLPHNAYKVTLMRNLVVAVLTELAEEAAR
- a CDS encoding substrate-binding domain-containing protein is translated as MKRNRKAMPALLGPRPAATALLLAAATVLAGCEQGSSGGPTGQASGPSGCPAAHAAAQAAVSRAERTDAAWHGPAGGPKAVSGKTIVYVAQTMTNPGVAGAAQGVKEAARVIGWNVRVIDGGGTPAGIQAAMSQAVTLKPSGIVIGGFDPGTTSQQVAQAGAARIPLIGWHAVASPGPSRRPELFTNVTTKVEDVARAGAQWVIAGSNGHAGVVLFTDASIPFAKHKSELIRKVLATCPGVSLLAYENIPIPDASSRTPREISTLLSRFQDRWTYSVAINDLYFADAAPAFRAAGRKGSGPPLNIGAGDGDPSAFERINSKQYQAATVPEPLSLQGWQIVDEFNRAFSGRPASGYVAPVHITTAGNSGGATAWDPPGYRQGYRKIWGR
- a CDS encoding patatin-like phospholipase family protein yields the protein MQGADVTEALVLGGGGVGGIAWITGLLTGLADAGQDVTGADVIVGTSAGSAVAAQLGSGLPLEELYARQVDPTLQAAEIVAEMDLDAFAAEIGAAPGGAADVPEMRRAVGRFALRAETVPEARRRAVIESRLPSHKWPKRTLRIVAVDAESGQQRVFDNECGVSLVDAVAASCAVPGVWPPVTIDGRRYVDGGVRSIANADHAAGASRVLVVVPTGFVEPFPSDVPLERSVEELRARGARVAVVEPDEASRAAVGANPLDPSTRRPAAEAGRAQGRALTIDWSGA
- a CDS encoding 2Fe-2S iron-sulfur cluster-binding protein yields the protein MDLSTSSAITLTINGEKHTLSVDHRTTLLDALRERLDMTGTKKGCDQGQCGACTVLLDGRRAVACLQLAVAAEGREVTTIEGVADGERLHPVQQAFLDLDGYQCGYCTPGQICSAVAVIEEHAAGWPSAVTGDVRPEAGPPPLTADEIRERMSGNLCRCGAYVSIAQAVARAAAVQTGAAQGAPAAQSGQSGQSGQDKEVAA